A segment of the Streptomyces sp. ITFR-21 genome:
CCGGAGGAGTCAATACACATCAAAAAATAAGTCGTGAACTATGCATCGGTCAGGCGTCGATGGTGTTGGTCGCGAGCAGCCCGATGACGACGAGGCCGATGACGATCCGGTAGATCACGAAGGAGTTGAAGGAGTGCTTGGCGACGAAGCGCAGCAGCCAGGCGATGGAGGCGTAGGCGACGACGAAGGACACCAGGGTGCCGACGGCGAGCGCGGGCACGCCGACGCCCCCGCTGGTGGCGTCCTTCAGCTCGTACAGTCCGGCGCCGGTGAGGGCGGGCAGACCGAGGAAGAACGACAGGCGGGTCGCGGCCATCCGGTCCAGGTCGCGGATCAGGGCGGCGGAGATGGTGGCACCGGACCGGGAGAAGCCGGGGAAGAGCAGGGCGAGGATCTGCGAGGTGCCGACCACCATCGCGTCGGCGAACGTCACCTGCTCCTCACCGCGCTTGAAGCGCGCCATCTGTTCGGCGCACCACATGACGACGCTGCCGCCGATGAGGGAGAAGGCGACCACCCACAGCGAGCCGAGCGGCCCGTCGATGAGCGGCTTGGCGGCCAGGCCGACGACCACGATCGGGATGGTGGCGTAGATCACCCACCAGGTGAACTTGTAGTCGTGGTTGTCACGCTCCCGCTTGTCGGTCAGTCCGCGCAGCCAGGCGCCGACGAACCGGGTGATGTCCTGGAAGAAGTAGACAAAGACGGCGGCGATGGCGCCCACCTGGATCACCGCGGTGAAGGCGACCACCGAGTCGTCCTTGACCGGGATGTTCATCAGTCCCTCGGCCATCTTGAGATGGCCGGTGGAGGAGACCGGCAGGAACTCGGTCACTCCCTCCACGATGCCGAGAATGACGGCCTGGCCGACGCCGATGGCACTCATGGGTGGTCCCGTCCCCTGGTCTTCCGATGGAGGAACCGGGCGTGCCCTCGTACGGGCACGCCCGGTCCACTCCGACTACATTTGTGTAGACGCTCGGTCAGACTCTAGAGGACGCGCGCGGCGCCCGCTAAGCCGGGGCGGTCGTCAGGCGATCGAGAAGTCGTCGCCGTAGACCGCGCCCTGGCCGTACCAGCCGTGCAGGTAGACCGTCACCGTACCGGTGGAGCCGGTGGTGAAGGGCACCGTGAGCTTGGTCCAGGAGCTGCCCGAGGCCCAGGTGCTGGCGGTGGCGCCGCCGGAGACGCCGGCGTACGCGTAAGGGCCCTGCACCCAGGCGGTCAGCGTATAGGAGTGGTTCGCCTGGAGCGCCACCGACTGGTCGCACTCCCCGGTCTGCGAGGAGGAGGGCACCACGTGCAGCGCGTGGCTGCCGGCGTGCGCCGGGCTGGCGACCACGCCGCCGCCGGGCTGGCAGGTCCACGGCGTCAGGCTGCCGGTCTCGAAGCCGCCGTTCACCACGCTCCCGCTCGGATTGCCGGTCCCGCCGGTGACGGTCAGCGCGTACGTCGCCGCGTGGGATCCGGAGCCCGCCGAACCGTTCACCGAGAGGCTGTACGTGCCGGGGGCCGCGGCCGAGGTGGTGGTGACCGACAGGGTGGCGGTGCCGCCCGCGGTGACCGAGCCGGGGCTGACCGAGGCGGTGACGCCCGCCGGGGCGCCGCTCACCGACAGGGCCACCGACTGGGCGGAGCCGGCGGCGACGGCGGTGTGCACGGTGGAGGTGGCGGAGCCGCCGGGCGCGACCGACCCGGAGGACGGGGACAGCGACACCGAGAAGTCGTTGGCCGGCGGGGGCGTGGTGGTGCCACCGCTGAACGGTTCGAAGATGTGGCTGAACTGCCAGGTGGTCTGCGGGGTGCCGGAGCAGGAGTCGGAGCCCCCGGTGCCGTTGCAGTTGCCGTTGTCCCGTTGCAGGGCCCAGAAGGAGAGGGTGTTGACGCCCTTGCTGACCGCCCAGTTGTAGACGGTGGTGGCGTTGGCGGTGGTGAAGGTCTCGGCGGGCCCGTAGTCGTCGATACCGGGCATCTCGATGATGCCGGTCATACCCCACAGCTGGGCGTCGGTCTTCGACGGGTAGAGCTGGGCCAGCTGGTTGTGCAGCCCGGTGATCGCGGTCTGGGTGTCGGTCGCCATGTCGTGCGTGGCGCCGTCGTAGTAGTCGAACGTCATGAGGTTCACGACGTTGAGGTTGACGCCGTTGGACACCGCGTTCTGCAGCACCGCCAGACCGCTGCCGGAGCCGACCGAGCCGCTGGTCAGGCCACTGGTGGTGGTCGGCAGGGTGTAGGAGAACTGC
Coding sequences within it:
- a CDS encoding undecaprenyl-diphosphate phosphatase is translated as MSAIGVGQAVILGIVEGVTEFLPVSSTGHLKMAEGLMNIPVKDDSVVAFTAVIQVGAIAAVFVYFFQDITRFVGAWLRGLTDKRERDNHDYKFTWWVIYATIPIVVVGLAAKPLIDGPLGSLWVVAFSLIGGSVVMWCAEQMARFKRGEEQVTFADAMVVGTSQILALLFPGFSRSGATISAALIRDLDRMAATRLSFFLGLPALTGAGLYELKDATSGGVGVPALAVGTLVSFVVAYASIAWLLRFVAKHSFNSFVIYRIVIGLVVIGLLATNTIDA
- a CDS encoding carbohydrate binding domain-containing protein; the protein is MTGPVRRPIRALITGLATVAAAAGLALTGAGAAQAATALPAHVFAPYFEAYNGDSLSGLATASGNKYLTMAFVQTPSVGSCTPYWNGDTSLSISQSHFGADIDTIQAGGGDVIPSFGGYAADNSGTEIADSCTNVNSIAAAYESVVTTYDISRIDLDIEDNSLTNAAGIDRRNKAVKIVQDWAAANGRPLQFSYTLPTTTSGLTSGSVGSGSGLAVLQNAVSNGVNLNVVNLMTFDYYDGATHDMATDTQTAITGLHNQLAQLYPSKTDAQLWGMTGIIEMPGIDDYGPAETFTTANATTVYNWAVSKGVNTLSFWALQRDNGNCNGTGGSDSCSGTPQTTWQFSHIFEPFSGGTTTPPPANDFSVSLSPSSGSVAPGGSATSTVHTAVAAGSAQSVALSVSGAPAGVTASVSPGSVTAGGTATLSVTTTSAAAPGTYSLSVNGSAGSGSHAATYALTVTGGTGNPSGSVVNGGFETGSLTPWTCQPGGGVVASPAHAGSHALHVVPSSSQTGECDQSVALQANHSYTLTAWVQGPYAYAGVSGGATASTWASGSSWTKLTVPFTTGSTGTVTVYLHGWYGQGAVYGDDFSIA